One Oryza sativa Japonica Group chromosome 8, ASM3414082v1 DNA window includes the following coding sequences:
- the LOC4344544 gene encoding MA3 DOMAIN-CONTAINING TRANSLATION REGULATORY FACTOR 1, producing the protein MASPRNEGFLTQDQREKLRIAVQNAETLSLASPRSPTGGSTSALLQQYEQQRAAAAAAAARGGGGGGGGGGVRHVRRSHSGKTIKVKKDGAGGKGTWGKLIDTDTDACLDRNDPNYDSDEEPYELVEAPVSTPVEDYKKSVAPIIEEYFSTGDVKLAASDLKELGYDDFHRYFVKKLVSMAMDRHDKEKEMASVLLSSLYGDVISSTQIRLGFVMLLEAVDDLAVDILDAVDVLALFIARAVVDDILPPAFLSREKASLSESSKGMQVVQIAEKSYLSAPHHAELLERRWGGSTRTTVDAVKLRITDLLKEYIKNGDTAEACRCIRELAVPFFHHEVVKRALTLGMESPTAEALIVKLLKEASEELLISSSQMMKGFSRVVDSLDDLSLDIPSAKSQFQTLVSKAVSEGWLDSSFVHVGANGDVQDDEHEKLRRYKKEAVSMIHEYFLSDDVPEIIRSLKELGSPEYNPVFIKKLITIAMDRKNREKEMASILLSSLSMELFSTEDIVKGFIMLLESAEDTALDILDASDELGLFLARAVIDDVLAPLNLDEISGKLPPNCSGAETLNMARSLATARHAGERLLRCWGGGTGWVVEDTKDKIAKLLEEYESGGDVGEACNCIRELHMPFFNHEVVKKALVMAMEKKNDRILGLLQECFGEGIITINQMTKGFSRVRDGLDDLALDIPDAREKFLSYVEHAKKSGWLLPSFGVATSA; encoded by the exons ATGGCGTCGCCGAGGAACGAGGGGTTCCTGACGCAGGACCAGCGGGAGAAGCTGCGGATCGCGGTGCAGAACGCCGAGACGCTGTCGCTCGCCTCCCCGCGCTCGCCGACCGGGGGCTCCACCTCCGCGCTCCTGCAGCAGTACGAGcagcagcgcgccgccgccgcggcggctgcggccaggggcggcggcggcggtgggggtgggggtggggtgaGGCACGTGCGGCGGTCGCATTCCGGGAAGACCATTAAGGTGAAGAAAG ATGGTGCTGGTGGCAAAGGTACCTGGGGAAAACTTATAGATACAGACACAGATGCATGCCTTGACCGCAATGACCCAAACTATGACAGTGATGAG GAACCATATGAACTAGTTGAAGCCCCTGTTTCAACCCCAGTAGAGGACTACAAGAAATCTGTTGCCCCAATTATTGAGGAATATTTCAGCACTGGTGATGTTAAATTGGCTGCTTCTGATCTGAAAGAGTTGGGTTATGATGATTTCCACCGTTACTTTGTCAAGAAGCTTGTTTCCATGGCAATGGATAGGCATGACAAGGAGAAAGAGATGGCGTCAGTGCTTTTATCATCTCTTTATGGTGATGTGATCAGTTCTACCCAAATCAGACTAGGCTTTGTGATGCTGCTAGAGGCTGTTGATGACTTGGCTGTTGACATACTTGACGCGGTTGATGTTCTTGCTCTTTTCATTGCACGAGCTGTTGTTGATGACATTCTGCCACCTGCTTTTCTCAGCAGGGAAAAAGCGAGTCTCTCCGAGTCTTCAAAGGGGATGCAAGTTGTACAGATTGCAGAAAAGAGCTATCTTTCAGCACCCCACCATGCAGAGTTGCTTGAACGGCGATGGGGTGGTTCAACTCGCACCACAGTAGACGCTGTAAAGTTGAGGATTACTGATCTTCTTAAGGAATATATTAAGAATGGTGACACAGCTGAGGCGTGTAGGTGCATCAGAGAATTGGCAGTGCCATTTTTTCACCATGAGGTTGTCAAGCGAGCTCTCACTCTTGGAATGGAGAGTCCAACTGCAGAAGCTCTTATTGTCAAGCTTCTGAAGGAAGCATCTGAGGAATTGCTGATAAGCTCTAGTCAGATGATGAAGGGATTTTCTCGTGTTGTAGATAGTCTTGATGACCTATCTCTTGATATACCATCTGCAAAATCTCAATTCCAGACATTGGTATCAAAAGCAGTTTCTGAAGGATGGCTCGACTCTTCGTTTGTACATGTAGGTGCCAATGGGGATGTCCAAGATGATGAACATGAGAAGCTGAGGAGGTACAAGAAAGAGGCTGTTTCTATGATTCATGAGTACTTTCTCTCTGATGATGTACCTGAGATTATTCGCAGCCTCAAAGAGCTTGGTTCTCCAGAGTACAACCCCGTCTTTATTAAGAAGCTTATAACAATTGCTATGGACCGCAAAAACAGGGAGAAAGAGATGGCTTCAATTCTTCTATCCTCATTAAGCATGGAATTGTTCTCAACAGAAGACATTGTCAAGGGTTTCATAATGCTTCTTGAATCTGCAGAAGATACCGCACTTGATATATTGGATGCCTCAGATGAGCTGGGACTGTTCCTAGCCAGAGCAGTGATTGATGATGTGCTTGCGCCTCTGAACTTAGATGAGATAAGCGGCAAGCTTCCACCAAACTGCAGCGGGGCTGAAACATTGAACATGGCGCGCTCCCTTGCCACTGCCCGCCATGCAGGAGAGAGGCTTCTGAGATGCTGGGGCGGTGGGACAGGATGGGTTGTGGAGGACACAAAGGACAAGATAGCAAAGCTTCTGGAGGAGTACGAGAGCGGAGGCGATGTAGGAGAAGCTTGCAACTGCATCCGCGAGCTGCACATGCCGTTCTTCAATCATGAGGTGGTCAAGAAGGCGCTTGTCATGGCAATGGAAAAGAAGAACGACAGGATCCTCGGTCTGCTGCAGGAGTGCTTTGGTGAAGGGATCATCACCATCAACCAGATGACCAAGGGGTTCTCAAGGGTGAGGGATGGGCTTGATGATCTGGCTCTCGATATTCCTGATGCCAGGGAGAAGTTCCTGTCCTATGTGGAGCATGCCAAGAAGAGCGGATGGCTTCTACCCTCATTCGGCGTCGCTACTTCAGCTTGA
- the LOC4344545 gene encoding fructose-bisphosphate aldolase 6, cytosolic — protein sequence MSAYCGKYKDELIRNAAYIGTPGKGILAADESTGTIGKRLASIGVENVEENRRALRELLFTAPGALDCLSGVILFEETLYQSTRDGTPFVDVLAAAGVLAGIKVDKGTVELAGTDRETTTQGHDGLGERCRRYYAAGARFAKWRAVLSIGRASSRPSQLAVDANAQGLARYAIICQENGLVPIVEPEILVDGEHGIEACAEVTERVLAACYKALSDHHVLLEGTLLKPNMVTPGSDAARAPPEVVAEHTVRALLRTVPPAVPAIVFLSGGQSEEEATRNLNAMNQVASRGKKPWSLTFSFGRALQQSTLKAWAGKAENVGKAQAALLARCRANSQATLGAYAGDAAAGEGVSENLHVKDYKY from the exons ATGTCGGCCTACTGCGGCAAGTACAAGG atGAGTTGATCAGGAACGCGGCGTACATTGGGACGCCGGGGAAGggcatcctcgccgccgacgagtcgACGGGCACGATCGGGAAGCGGCTGGCGAGCATCGGCGTGGAGAATGTCGAGGAGAACCGCCGCGCGCTCCGGGAGCTCCTGTTCACGGCGCCCGGCGCGCTGGACTGCCTCAGCGGCGTCATCCTGTTCGAGGAGACGCTCTACCAGAGCACCCGCGACGGGACGCCGTTCGTcgacgtgctcgccgccgccggcgttctGGCCGGGATCAAGGTCGACAAGGGCACCGTCGAGCTCGCCGGCACCGACCGCGAGACGACGACACAGGGGCACGACGGCCTCGGCGAGCGCTGCAGGCGGTACtacgccgccggcgcgcggtTCGCCAAGTGGCGCGCCGTGCTCAGCATCGGCAGGGCGTCGTCCAGGCCGTCGcagctcgccgtcgacgccaaCGCGCAGGGCCTCGCGCGGTACGCCATCATCTGCCAGGAGAACGGGCTGGTCCCCATCGTCGAGCCGGAGatcctcgtcgacggcgagcacgGCATCGAGGCTTGCGCCGAGGTGACGGAGCGCGTCCTCGCCGCGTGCTACAAGGCGCTGAGCGACCACCACGTCCTCCTCGAGGGCACCCTCCTCAAGCCCAACATGGTGACGCCGGGCTCCGACGCCGCCAGGGCGCCGCCGGAGGTGGTCGCCGAGCACACCGTCCGCGCGCTCCTCCGCACCGTGCCGCCGGCGGTGCCGGCCATCGTGTTCCTGTCCGGCGGGcagagcgaggaggaggcgacgaggaacCTGAACGCCATGAACCAGGTGGCGAGCAGGGGCAAGAAGCCATGGTCGCTGACCTTCTCCTTCGGCCGCGCGCTGCAGCAGAGCACGCTCAAGGCGTGGGCCGGCAAGGCGGAGAACGTCGGCAAGGCGCAGGCGGCGCTGCTCGCCCGCTGCAGGGCCAACTCCCAGGCGACGCTCGGCGCgtacgccggcgacgccgccgccggcgagggcgtcTCCGAGAACCTCCACGTCAAGGACTACAAGTACTGA
- the LOC112939885 gene encoding UPF0481 protein At3g47200, protein MDYYRYFVPSVVAIGPYHHGARHLQEAEKIKWSAVCDFCKNTGHSADEVYWKILPIASAVDPLLQTWFGSKQPSILRDMFMLENQIPWVVLEALMTFMPVPVPVDNFISNAGASFNVRLDDNINPFDLNEISCKPHLLGLLRYYQSGLSKLGESSWVLKRPEGVTTALRQSSSAIELAEIGIDVVATEASWFADMKISKGLLFGKLSMPPLVMDDLNACWLLNMVALESYLAFTGKNDVQTVSSYISLLAMLMNRKEEVHELRLKGILHGKFSDKCTLSFLKNLAGLISLPPQHVCLLAHLEAYQRKRWMWIPIHKFLYNNYRIIVTVFSVIGVLVGIFKTLVSIEQQMQL, encoded by the exons ATGGATTACTACCGCTACTTCGTCCCGAGTGTTGTGGCAATTGGCCCCTACCACCATGGTGCACGCCACCTTCAGGAGGCGGAGAAGATCAAGTGGAGTGCCGTCTGCGATTTCTGCAAGAACACAGGGCACTCGGCAGATGAAGTATACTGGAAGATCCTCCCCATCGCAAGCG CCGTTGACCCATTGTTACAAACTTGGTTCGGCTCCAAGCAACCTAGCATCTTGAGGGACATGTTTATGCTGGAGAACCAGATCCCGTGGGTTGTGCTCGAGGCCCTGATGACCTTCATGCCCGTACCCGTGCCCGTGGATAACTTCATCTCTAATGCAGGGGCAAGTTTCAATGTCAGGTTGGATGATAACATTAATCCTTTCGACTTGAATGAAATTAGCTGCAAACCACATCTCCTTGGCCTCCTCCGATACTACCAATCAGGATTGAGCAAGCTTGGTGAAAGCAGCTGGGTCCTCAAGCGCCCTGAAGGGGTCACTACTGCACTGCGACAATCTAGCAGCGCCATCGAGCTTGCAGAAATCGGCATCGATGTTGTCGCCACCGAGGCGTCATGGTTCGCGGACATGAAAATAAGCAAAGGCCTCCTATTCGGCAAGCTCTCCATGCCACCGCTGGTCATGGACGACCTCAATGCATGCTGGCTCCTCAACATGGTGGCGCTCGAGTCTTACTTGGCATTTACTGGTAAGAATGACGTGCAAACGGTCAGCTCGTACATATCCCTCCTCGCGATGCTAATGAACCGGAAGGAAGAagtacacgagctgcggctgaAGGGTATATTGCATGGCAAATTCAGTGACAAGTGCACGCTCAGTTTTCTGAAGAACCTTGCCGGGCTCATTAGCCTCCCCCCGCAACACGTATGCTTGCTGGCACATCTTGAGGCCTACCAGCGAAAAAGGTGGATGTGGATTCCCATACACAAGTTCCTCTACAACAACTACAGGATCATCGTCACCGTGTTCTCCGTCATCGGCGTTCTCGTCGGCATCTTCAAAACACTCGTCTCTATCGAGCAACAGATGCAGTTATAG
- the LOC4344546 gene encoding UPF0481 protein At3g47200, with protein MAGEVVAIHVDVGHGVPDEAQASTKIQKLDGSHITPIAQGKIHRFPRGLIGIGGSNEQRYIVPTFVAIGPYHHGKPHLHKMEEVKLAAMNRFIATANGASAGDVSGKLLSVVGDVRGCYADDEKLKCFSDDDFAAMMLVDGCFLLQFMMEKRKPLFEGRALSSEYSILKDMMLLENQVPWLVLDTLMEFLPMEMEVEQNVRCFVADVGDMFLRNNKEHEVSLTTSCFSVLFEVSPHKSSFLKDYKPANLLDLLRSSQIFRMPTEELSVRLVGSSLLSSSAVELAQIGVNLTASTAEWFGDMSVKEGPVYGELSLSPIFLNDVSAGWLVNMAALEASGGATTADQSSSSSSVMCSFLSVVAMLMDREEDVHQLRAKQVLYSTLSNAQTLDFFKRISQHLGFGHRYFYILQQINKFKQGRPVRSAVHKFLYKHIRAISIILSIASVLVGIFKALREL; from the coding sequence ATGGCCGGCGAAGTGGTGGCAATACATGTCGACGTCGGCCATGGCGTCCCAGATGAAGCACAAGCAAGTACCAAGATACAGAAACTGGATGGCAGCCACATCACCCCCATTGCGCAGGGCAAGATCCACAGGTTCCCTCGAGGCCTGATTGGGATCGGCGGCTCAAACGAGCAGCGGTACATCGTGCCGACCTTCGTGGCCATTGGCCCCTACCACCATGGCAAGCCTCACCTGCACAAGATGGAGGAGGTCAAGCTCGCGGCGATGAACCGCTTCATCGCAACCGCGAACGGCGCCTCTGCCGGTGATGTCTCCGGCAAGCTCCTCTCCGTCGTCGGCGACGTGCGCGGCTGCTACGCCGACGACGAGAAGTTGAAGTGCTTCAGCGACGATGACTTCGCGGCCATGATGCTCGTCGACGGCTGCTTCCTCCTGCAGTTCATGATGGAGAAAAGGAAGCCGCTGTTCGAGGGCCGCGCGCTGTCGTCGGAGTACAGCATCCTCAAGGACATGATGCTGCTCGAGAACCAGGTCCCATGGCTGGTGCTCGACACCCTCATGGAGTTCCTGCCCATGGAGATGGAGGTGGAGCAAAATGTCCGCTGTTTTGTGGCCGACGTGGGAGACATGTTCCTCCGCAATAATAAGGAACACGAAGTCTCGTTGACAACCTCCTGTTTCAGCGTATTGTTCGAGGTCAGTCCACATAAAAGCAGCTTCCTCAAGGACTACAAGCCGGCGAACCTCCTCGACCTCCTCCGGTCCAGCCAAATATTTCGCATGCCAACGGAAGAGCTCTCGGTACGGCTGGTCGGCTCGTCGCTGCTGTCCAGCAGCGCCGTCGAGCTGGCCCAGATCGGCGTCAACCTGACGGCAAGCACGGCGGAGTGGTTCGGGGATATGAGCGTCAAGGAGGGCCCTGTCTACGGCGAGCTTTCCCTGTCGCCGATCTTTCTCAACGACGTGAGCGCCGGCTGGCTCGTGAACATGGCGGCCctggaggcgagcggcggcgccaccaccgcggatcagtcgtcctcgtcctcgtccgtGATGTGCTCGTTCCTGTCGGTGGTGGCGATGCTGATGGACAGGGAAGAAGACGTGCATCAGCTGCGGGCGAAGCAGGTGCTGTACAGCACGCTGAGCAACGCGCAGACGCTGGACTTCTTCAAGCGGATCAGCCAGCACCTCGGCTTCGGCCACCGCTACTTCTACATCTTGCAACAGATCAACAAGTTCAAGCAAGGCAGGCCGGTGAGGTCCGCCGTCCACAAGTTCCTGTACAAGCACATAAGGGCCATCAGCATCATCTTGTCCATCGCCAGCGTGCTCGTTGGCATCTTCAAAGCACTCAGGGAGCTATAG